A genomic segment from Necator americanus strain Aroian chromosome III, whole genome shotgun sequence encodes:
- a CDS encoding hypothetical protein (NECATOR_CHRIII.G11785.T1), whose product MVFALLSFTDQWKLIVVAFSAKLVNNQRTASATHRLLPHRNPIRRFPFPFPFFPDKSRKLSIQFHHIIILKNIAILPEKIGGSIHKWFLLRDEFL is encoded by the exons atgGTGTTCGCTCTGCtctccttcactgatcaatggaaattaatagtagtggcattttctgcgaAATTAG TGAATAATCAACGGACCGCGTCAGCAACCCATAGGTTGCTCCCTCATC GGAATCCGATACGACGATTCCCTTTCCCATTCCCCTTTTTTCCCGACAAGTCAAGGAAATTGAGCATTCAATTTCATCACATAATAATCTTAAAGAACATTGCCAT ACTACCAGAGAAAATTGGTGGATCCATCCATAAATGGTTTCTGCTCCGTGATGAGTTCCTTTGA
- a CDS encoding hypothetical protein (NECATOR_CHRIII.G11785.T2) — MVFALLSFTDQWKLIVVAFSAKLVNNQRTASATHRLLPHRRESDTTIPFPIPLFSRQVKEIEHSISSHNNLKEHCHTTRENWWIHP, encoded by the exons atgGTGTTCGCTCTGCtctccttcactgatcaatggaaattaatagtagtggcattttctgcgaAATTAG TGAATAATCAACGGACCGCGTCAGCAACCCATAGGTTGCTCCCTCATCGTAG GGAATCCGATACGACGATTCCCTTTCCCATTCCCCTTTTTTCCCGACAAGTCAAGGAAATTGAGCATTCAATTTCATCACATAATAATCTTAAAGAACATTGCCAT ACTACCAGAGAAAATTGGTGGATCCATCCATAA
- a CDS encoding hypothetical protein (NECATOR_CHRIII.G11786.T1), whose translation MQLWASAHGSEVVRISDSWGGAFKNINRARQPCPVKCKETQNTIAGIVSENSQKMIYSVILWCYFVLRTLIGCVNNASIPWKLPKTTQNKYLDVAFSLHAYFSFLVDDFILPIACDDFYSLMSVYYLFCNQSERPAKAGLHTFCGVCFARLD comes from the exons ATGCAGTTATGG GCATCAGctcacggatctgaggtggtacggatttcag attcgtggggtggtgcctttaagaatATAAATAGAGCAAGGCAACCTTGTCCTGTCAAGTGCAAAGAA ACGCAAAACACAATCGCTGGAATAGTGTCCGAAAATTCTCAGAAGATGATCTATTCGGTTATTTTGTGGTGCTATTTTGTCTTACGTACTCTAATTGGCTGTGTAAACAATGCATCCATTCCATGGAAGCTTCCAAAGACTacacaaaacaaatatttggaTGTGGCCTTTAGCCTACACGCATACTTTTCCTTTCTCGTTGATGATTTCATTTTACCTATTGCTTGTGACGACTTCTACAGTCTCATGTCTGtatattacttattttgtaaccagtctgaacgtccggctaaagccggacttcacactttctgtggtgtttgcttcgctcgccttgaCTGA